The Mercurialis annua linkage group LG7, ddMerAnnu1.2, whole genome shotgun sequence genome includes the window CCTTACTCTGATTACTCGAATTCATTTCCGATTCCGATTCCGATACCTTGGAAACCTCAAAATCTGTCTGTAAACTACTCCTCGTATCATTAAATTCATGCAAAACACGCTTACCTTTTTTTCCCTTCTTCTTTCTCAAACCCTTGTTTTTCTTGTTAAACAAGCTATCTTCGTAAGCTTCAATGATCTCATGAATTGTTTCGCGATTAGGCGATGCATCCCAACGTACCCAGAAACTCATGTAACAGCTGAAACAGTTACACTCAAACATAGGATCATGATCATCGTTAGTTTCAGTGGTTTTTGGTCGACGGCGGCGATCAACTGTGGTGGCGGCGGAGGTGCATGAGCAGGAGATGAGGTAGGCGAGAACTAGCTTGTCTTCGTCGGAGAGAGCGGCGGAGAAAGTGAGAATAGTTGTAGGAAGAAGGGATAAGTAGTGATCGGAGAGTGGTGGTGGAGATGGGTGAACTTTGCCTTTCTTGTTGTAGAGGTTTTTCATGGTTTTTCTTAGTTTATGGGAGTTGTTGTGTTGTGTgtgttttcttttataaatggcaatttgaaaattatgttttagaaaataaaaattaaaaaaataagtaaaaatgtGGGACCTGAGAAAATTTGAATGGTGATAAGGgaaataaaatagttaattcataaaatattattatgaaatatatatgtgGTAGAAGATCAACTTTGACTCTCTCTATGTGGATAATTGATTCTAGGAGTgctcaaacttttggattattCTAATTTAGTGACTAACTTATATTTTGTGATTAAatcttaattttgtattttagtttatattatttatatgtatgttaaaaaatcaaaaaaggtgaaaatttggtTTTTCGATTCGTTTCACCGAGGCCGGCCCCAACCTGAACCAGAACCAACAAACCgtaattttaaaaaccaaattgaacCATTTTAACCACTTTAACCAATTATAcgcttttaatttttggttcggtttaattttactgtttggttcaatttttactCATCCCTACTTGCCGATATATTTAATTAAGGTGATTGGAGTTCATTTAttgaactaaataaataaagattagatttaatacaaaattctttaaattatagGGAATAATAATACAAACCTGATCAAACtaggaaaaaaatacaaaccacaaaacaaaatgataaattataCTATATGTCTGTTTATAGCTGCAGCAGAAGTAATAGAAAGACAACCTTAAAAAGACTATAAAATACTACTTAAAGAGGTGTTTAATTGCTTAATCATacataattaactaattaattaagcGTAGAAAGCACACGAGAGACAACATAATTAGCAATAATCTGATTAGTTTTCTGAGTAGGATGAAATGAATCCCAAAACACAAACTTATCAGCATTGGTGCATGTAAATGGGTTACTTCTAGCACAAGCATACCCCATCTCAAACATTCCTGTTGCACAACATGCCACTCCTGTCACTTCAAATCCTGCCATTATTCatcattaatttaattagtaggAGTATTATATtagagataaataaaattatatgataaCATTGACTAATTAgatctaattttatttactaaaaGTCTAAAACTGCTTACTCATCCAAAAATATTActacatttttcaattttttttggtttatctttcaaattttaaaatcgttAGTTTTACTCAATTTTCTGATTTTTAGTTGCAATCGCACCAATTTTGTTAAATTGGATATCTCTATTATGAAAAACGTTCAATTATGTTCTTCAAATTTTCCACGCAGTCTAAAAAAGTGTATTTTAAAAAGTTCTAAAAATTGAAACCATATATCAAATATGAAGGATGTACTTATTTTGTTAAGGCTTAATTTTCAAGACATTAGGCTTTTTTTAAAATCGAAAAACTTATTACGgaataatcctttttaatttatattaaataacggttttatagtcattaacaaattaattataataattaattactaaaaaattattataattagagttttagttaaaataaaattgtatcatgATAGAGGAATATTAATTGAGTATAGAAAAATAgctaattttttccaaattaataggaatatcaATCTTTTAGTTTGACTACACTAGCAACACAattaatattattcaaatctttgttagttatgtgtaaatttacaaaaaaaattaatttaatttttttaattttattttaaaatattaatacatgaattgacgagtcacgttaagagccacgtgcgtagcacgaaAAGCGAGActagtattaaaaaaatactccctccgtcccaatagagttgtccactttgcctttatcacacagtttaagaaaagcaattattatttatgggttttgtaaaattttccttactttccttatcatacccctatttaatataggaaccacttgcaatttactcattagtttattttaaataggggtaatataaaaaaactaagtgtaaaagttagttactttttgaaagtggataagaattttgggacaaaaatttttctcaaagtggacaactctattgggacggagggagtagaataaaattgataatCTTAAAAGGTAGGTAGGATATAAAAGAAAATCCGAAAAGATAAGATGTTTTTGAATGGCAAGTcctaaaattaaagaaaagtatTTGGAGAGAGTAGCGTAACCTAGAAGGTATAGTACCGAATGTTTTAAGAAGCTTAATGAACTGGTTCATGCACATGCATGACCAGCAGATTCAGACATGCAGTATTTATTGAAGTGTGAACTTATTAATTATGTATCAACTGCTAACAACATCCTGCTTCAATTTCAGACTACTTTAATGCAAACCCTAGATATTTCTTGACGACTTCAATGACTAACTTTTGTAAGGAAAAATATCTTTTTCTACCAACAATTATGATATATTTGTCAATTTGGTTCGATATTTATACGAATCTTGCCAAACATACCTTCTTATAAGTCAAAGTGCGTGTTTAGTTGATAAGtctcttaattatttttcaagaaattaattaacaatttaatcatttataaaaataatagtatcaGTTACTAATGATagtaaatcataaaaataatattttgtaaaatattttgttaatttttttttgaacttttttaaaagttcttttagttgtaatttttttattaaaataaattgactgactaaattataatttatttttatcaatatattatCCCCGATTTATATAAATGCTGTACCGGACTGACAAAGACTTAAGTTTATTATATATACGCCAAACTACTCGTAattattgaaagaaaaataaatttggaCAATTTATGTGATATATTTATACGTGCCTTGCGATTAGAAAGgtcataaattaaatattttcatcataaaaaatatataactctTTTAGTAACGGTTAAAATTCGTCACAAATATTTGTGACGAATTTAActatcaaaaattaatatttttttgcagTGAACATCTACGTTAACACGGAtcgcaataaataaaaatttcccGAATAAACTTACCGTATGACGCGGGATTTTTGATGATATGCAAGAGAATATTGTAGGGATTTGAAAACACCAATTTGATCCCAGCAAGTTCCTTATTGAGCTTCACCACCAAACCATGTAATTTTCCATTGAACTCCGAAGCAACATTGTTCAATCTTTCTACACATCCATTTCCGCCCAAAAAATTTCTCTCTAACGGCATACAACCCATCGGAGGCACCCCGCCAAGCGATATTTTCCGAGCACCTAAAGCGTACAGATTTCGCACAAAATGCTCAGCAATTCCGGCTAGAAAATCTTGATATTGTGTAATGCTATATTTTTCAGACCGGCCGCCAGGAATTGCATAGTAATTTTCTAGGAAATCGTTTGTTCCGACGCTTATTAGGTGCAATGCCTCCGATATAGTTTCACTACCATTTGCTTCTCCTAAATACTCTTTTAGTCTCttttgatatgttttgtaataCTCCAATTGTTGCCCAAATGGTATCACTGACTGCAATATatattgattgattattattatttttcttattagaACATATCAAGAAACTTTGTAATACTACATTTCAATAATTACTAATTATTTGAttagcataaaaaataatagttgtTAGATATAATAATTATAGTTTCAGTCTCACCAAAAAGTTGAAGAGTGTTTTTGTTTACATTTTATGTTCGATTGACATTTAAGGACAGCgctatattaaatattatagaaTTATAGTTGGAGTCTTGCCTAGCTAACAATTAAACTTGGATTATTTGaaacaataaaaattcaaatttttacatttttagcgcttTTGAGCactaaatttgaaaattattaaaaagtacagctttttatttttatttttggcacTTTTGGACCCAACGCCATATTACAAATTGgcaaaatttccaaaataaataaataaaagatgttGCATCTTTTTGTAATAATTCTCAAATGTGGTGATTAAAGTACTAAAATTGTGAAAGCTGGGGCTGATTTTGTAAATAATCCATATATTGAACCTTTAGGTCCAGTAATTAATTGACAAACTTACAAGTAAATATCCAGCAAACTAAAATAGACATAATTTTGTGATTAATGTGCAATAATCACAATTTATCGAGATTATGTGTTGCACGGAAATTCATATAGCTTTATGACTATATTTTCGAAAATATTTGTGAGACTCCAACTTTATACTCcatttcaaattcttttttcctttaatattttcattttcatggaGACCACATAGCCacaactttaattaattaaaaaatatccaaataaaaagttgaaatcagAAATATGAACATAaagatattaattaaaatatactcacaAGGACATCAGAAGTGGCATTATCATAGCCAGTAGCAGCAGAAGCAAATGTGACACCAACACTAAAATCTGAAATGTTATAAGAAGGATCCAAGTAAGCCGGAATAGTTGGCTTCAACCCCATCATTTCCGATATGAAATCAGTAGTAATCCTACCATTCGAAAACCTTCCGGTTGGCCGGCCGCCCTGAAAATCCCGCCCATACGGCTCGAAATTGCTCCGAGCCACCGTCGGAATATAGTCATTATTTCCGGCATCAACAGTGGAGTCTCCAAAAACGATCATAGCTGGAATTTTGGCTTGAGTTGTAATTGCTAGTACCAGAAATTGAGTAATTAATAATAACCAAAAACTATAATTTGCagccattttttttatgttttttgtgtGTCTCACTACAAGTTATGAAGTGTTAAAAAAGGGATGAGGATGATGAATAAATAGTAGTGCAAAGTAGTTAGGGTTTACATTTTTGGAGGGGAAGGTTGTTGGCGGTTTTAATTGCCACTACAAAGACTAAATGAGAAGCTCTTTTAATCAACTATGTGAATAGAGGAAACAAGAGTTATTGATAGTGGCCGTATAGATTTGGTGTGGTTGTCTAAATTTCAATTATCTGAGTGTTATGGTTGTGCGTTCAAATTCCGGCtacttcatttttaataaataacgcGGTTGAGATTGGCTGCTGGTTGTTATAATCTGGATTTACCAGTTATGTAGATTTATGGACGGTCcatatttcaaaattaattgataGTAATTTTGGATATCAACACAAGAGAGTGAGctcttattataaaaaaaattaatattgtttatgttttattatttttcttataaaaattagaattaaaatattttggtttaATCTTATAGGTCATTAATGATTTCATATTTCAAACATCaattttatgattataaattTGAACGCTAACATTGTTATTAtataccaaaaaataaattttataataattagagAGGGAAAAATCCGGAGAATCGAGTGTCATCCGCGTTTGATCGTACTCATAACTGCATTAgatctccaaggtgaacagcttTTGGCCAATTGAAAAATGTAAGGAAGAGAAAttggcaaaatggatccgtaactttgGAAAAAGAATTGGCTCTAAAGTCTGGGGCCAGAAGTCCCAGTCCCGAACTCGTCGGCTGTCgacggactgctcgagctgatCTTGCAGAGAGAGCAAGTGGCCGCGTGAATGATCCACTCTGCAATCAGCATATCCACTATGCAATCAGCTGTTAGAATCCATAGGTCTTTAAATCGTTCAtttaaaaaaagggaaaccCTTATTGGCCGGGGGACAGATTGTGAACGGCTCCTTTGCAGGCCATCCTCGAGCGTcaaacagccaactcagaactgataaatatatattgagTGTTTATCTCATGTAATGGTTGTGATATtatataatcattaaaaattccATATaactaacgcacaattggtttgttgcacgaatgatatGTTGCAACAGTTGCATTGAATAAATTTCTTGTGTTTTAGTTTTGTACAGCTAATCGTTATTCTTATCATAATTGAGTGCACAACCTAACAGGTCGATTCAAacgtttatattatttaaattataactcgttatacttaaaaaaaaaacaaaattgattaGTCAATTCAACAAATGAATTAGAATAACTTCTGTTAAATAGAAATTTTTGATTGGTCCAAAAGGTATATCTCAATTACGAATTATACACATAATTCTTTGTAGTTAATTTTTGTTCATTATAAACATTCATACTATGTGACAATTAGAGTTTGAATAATGGTGTATGAGATGCGAGGCCTtctaatttttttcctttttgaatTGTTTCTTGTCAAGAGTTTATGTACGAGCATTTTACCAATATAACATATTTTGTAGTGTGATTTCTCCATTAATTTGAGGCCAAAttctcaaaaaataccaaatctttgtaatttttgttagttataggtaaatgttttaaaatttgtaaatataaactcgctttgataaattatatttcttttatagccatttttgaatcggtttgctttttttttattatgattaaactttttatttatgcACAACAcacaaatatttgatattttattgtaattatatcTTATATACATGGTTGTAATGTTGTCAAGAAAATCGGTTGTATTCAAATTTGGCTATAAAAGAAACATAATTTGTCAAAAcggattatatttataaattttaaaaagtttgttcATAACTaacaaaaatcacaaaaagtttaatatttttttgaaaatttgaccttaattttataatcatttcGATGATTACTTCAGTTTATTCACTTGTAgatgtaaatttttatattatttatttattttactatcttataaattaaatacctattaaataattttgtattCTGCTATGGATATCAATTTTGTAACAACAAAAAGCCACTGAGCGTCATTATAATAACtaaatttcataacattttaaaattaaaaaattgacaaCTTGGTTCATCAAGTTTataatttatgtaaattatATCTAAATAGTAAATAACAAGACGAAAgatctaattaattttatggtaAATTAGTTtacaatttagaaaaaatataaacttttaaaatttatctataTGTAACAATTAATATGttgttgtaaaaatatttttgttattatatataatttcatagtatttttttcaaaaataaataacctATTAATCcatccgtcccactctaattggcAAAATTTCGAGTTTTTGGGgttccattctaattgacaaaactaacgtaactataattttatcttttaattttccatctttaccctcatttaaaattaaactttttatggaaaaatggtgaatatttaatgaaaatttgactaacatactaatagcattaattagctctaTTATCAATAGAATGGTATAGAAATAACTATATATGTCATAGTTTGTATTGgttgtaatttagttattttgtcaattagagtgggacggatggagtattaaataacttaatatattaaattatatattctttttattaattaaactcttcattttttctttattttttagatataattaactgaaaatatattattgttccaaaataccaaaaaaatagtatctattttcaatttaattataattatttttcctGTAATTGaaataattgacaattttaaaaacaaatggaGAATAAATTGTAACACAAAAGTGGTTGCAACCACCAAAGAAAGGGAGAGATGGATTAGAATAGAAAGTTGTTAATGAAGTAGAGGAAATTAAAGAGCATTGAAAGGCTATTATGTTGTGTCCAACAGAAATGGAGGTGCTTCATTTTGTTATTATAAATGCCTTCCATTTCTTCATTAATGCTCATGAGATTTTTGCTACCATTCTCCTCTAGTCTACTATATATCCTTCAACTTCTACACTACTATAGTTGCATATATAAGTCATGTGGGGACTCAACTCTAAACTTGTATTTGCATGCAATTTTTCAtgctataattaattttgattttttggttgGAGATTTGATAGAATTTGATGAGTTAGGAGTGAGCATTTAGTTGGTTCGGTCAAAATATAACTAAGACAAAACCGAACAAACCAATCAATTGAACCATTATAATTGAACCAACCGAATAAGAACCATTAACTAAAGCTAAACCGactattgaaaaatttaaactgtaTCAACTGAATAGGTTGGTTAATTTGGTAGGTTCAACTGATATGGATATTGTAAATTTCAAACCAAACTGataactaaaaaattgaaatctaaaAACCTAAAATAAAACCAACCATATCCAAATTTATCACTAAATCGACTAAAGTAATCAGTTCGGTCGGATAAATCATTGAGTTTAAAATTGTCCTCATTCATACATTGAGTTGAACAATAGAAAGTATGCTATTTTTTATGTTCACC containing:
- the LOC126657692 gene encoding GDSL esterase/lipase At2g04570-like; this encodes MAANYSFWLLLITQFLVLAITTQAKIPAMIVFGDSTVDAGNNDYIPTVARSNFEPYGRDFQGGRPTGRFSNGRITTDFISEMMGLKPTIPAYLDPSYNISDFSVGVTFASAATGYDNATSDVLSVIPFGQQLEYYKTYQKRLKEYLGEANGSETISEALHLISVGTNDFLENYYAIPGGRSEKYSITQYQDFLAGIAEHFVRNLYALGARKISLGGVPPMGCMPLERNFLGGNGCVERLNNVASEFNGKLHGLVVKLNKELAGIKLVFSNPYNILLHIIKNPASYGFEVTGVACCATGMFEMGYACARSNPFTCTNADKFVFWDSFHPTQKTNQIIANYVVSRVLSTLN
- the LOC126656120 gene encoding uncharacterized protein LOC126656120, with the protein product MKNLYNKKGKVHPSPPPLSDHYLSLLPTTILTFSAALSDEDKLVLAYLISCSCTSAATTVDRRRRPKTTETNDDHDPMFECNCFSCYMSFWVRWDASPNRETIHEIIEAYEDSLFNKKNKGLRKKKGKKGKRVLHEFNDTRSSLQTDFEVSKVSESESEMNSSNQSKEIAEVELEKSTVRKITSFLGEKVWGIWSRD